One segment of Nomia melanderi isolate GNS246 chromosome 10, iyNomMela1, whole genome shotgun sequence DNA contains the following:
- the trc gene encoding serine/threonine-protein kinase tricornered isoform X7, with amino-acid sequence MAATESTIRFSGHTLDKATKAKVTLENYYSNLIAQHIERKQRLAKLEESLKDEGLSEQQKQEKRLQHAQKETEFLRLKRSRLGVEDFEPLKVIGRGAFGEVRLVQKKDTGHVYAMKILRKADMLQKEQVAHVRAERDVLVEADHQWVVKMYYSFQDPINLYLIMEFLPGGDMMTLLMKKDTLSEECTQFYISETALAIDSIHKLGFIHRDIKPDNLLLDARGHIKLSDFGLCTGLKKSHRTDFYRDLSQAKPSDFMTSCGSGSGGARDSKRRAESWKRNRRALAYSTVGTPDYIAPEVFLQTGYGPACDCWSLGVIMYEMLIGYPPFCSENPQETYRKVMNWRETLVFPPEIPISEEAKDTIIRFCCEADRRLGAQRGIEELKLAPFFRGVDWEHIRERPAAIPVEVRSIDDTSNFDEFPDVKLEIPSAPMPQDGEVNYKDWVFINYTFKRFEGLTQRGTPTKK; translated from the exons ATGGCGGCCACGGAGAGCACGATTCGATTTAGCGGCCACACATTGGACAAGGCTACGAAGGCCAAG GTGACGTTGGAGAATTACTATAGTAATCTGATAGCCCAGCACATCGAGCGCAAGCAGAGGCTCGCGAAGCTAGAGGAATCATTGAAAGATGAAGGGCTCTCGGAGCAACAGAAGCAAGAGAAGCGGCTGCAGCACGCTCAGAAGGAGACCGAGTTCCTTCGTCTGAAGCGCTCCAGACTCGGCGTGGAAGACTTCGAGCCGCTCAAAGTGATCGGCAGAGGCGCCTTCGGAGAG GTGAGACTCGTGCAGAAGAAGGACACCGGACACGTCTACGCCATGAAGATTCTGAGAAAAGCCGATATGCTGCAGAAGGAGCAAGTGGCGCACGTCCGAGCTGAAAGAGATGTCCTGGTGGAAGCGGATCATCAGTGGGTTGTGAAAATGTACTACAGCTTTCAGGATCCTATAAACCTCTATCTGATAATGGAGTTTCTTCCGGGCG GTGATATGATGACACTGCTGATGAAGAAGGATACGCTTTCCGAGGAATGCACGCAATTTTACATTTCCGAGACGGCTTTGGCGATCGACTCGATTCATAAGCTTGGTTTTATTCACAG AGACATCAAGCCGGACAATTTGTTGCTGGACGCACGGGGGCATATTAAACTTTCCGATTTTGGGCTGTGCACGGGACTGAAGAAGTCGCACAGAACCGATTTCTACAGAGATCTCAGTCAGGCGAAACCGTCTGATTTCA TGACGTCCtgcggcagcggcagcggcggaGCGAGGGACAGCAAAAGGAGAGCCGAGAGCTGGAAACGAAACAGAAGAGCGCTGGCCTATAGCACGGTGGGGACGCCCGATTATATAGCTCCAGAAGTGTTTTTGCAGACTGGTTACGGGCCAGCTTGCGATTGTTGGTCTCTGGGGGTAATCATGTACGAAATGCTAATAG GTTATCCTCCGTTCTGCAGCGAGAATCCGCAAGAGACGTACAGAAAAGTAATGAATTGGAGAGAGACTTTGGTATTTCCGCCGGAAATTCCCATTAGCGAGGAAGCTAAGGACACTATAATCAGGTTTTGTTGCGAAGCCGACAGAAGATTAG GTGCGCAAAGAGGTATCGAAGAGCTGAAGTTAGCGCCGTTCTTCCGCGGTGTTGATTGGGAACATATCAGGGAGAGACCGGCCGCGATTCCGGTCGAGGTACGTTCCATTGACGACACCTCAAATTTCGACGAATTCCCGGATGTAAAATTAGAGATAC CATCCGCGCCGATGCCTCAGGACGGAGAAGTGAATTACAAGGACTGGGTATTCATAAATTATACGTTCAAACGTTTCGAAGGATTAACCCAACGGGGTACGCCGACCAAGAAATAG
- the trc gene encoding serine/threonine-protein kinase tricornered isoform X6: MKSYDRAGVLEMAATESTIRFSGHTLDKATKAKVTLENYYSNLIAQHIERKQRLAKLEESLKDEGLSEQQKQEKRLQHAQKETEFLRLKRSRLGVEDFEPLKVIGRGAFGEVRLVQKKDTGHVYAMKILRKADMLQKEQVAHVRAERDVLVEADHQWVVKMYYSFQDPINLYLIMEFLPGGDMMTLLMKKDTLSEECTQFYISETALAIDSIHKLGFIHRDIKPDNLLLDARGHIKLSDFGLCTGLKKSHRTDFYRDLSQAKPSDFMTSCGSGSGGARDSKRRAESWKRNRRALAYSTVGTPDYIAPEVFLQTGYGPACDCWSLGVIMYEMLIGYPPFCSENPQETYRKVMNWRETLVFPPEIPISEEAKDTIIRFCCEADRRLGAQRGIEELKLAPFFRGVDWEHIRERPAAIPVEVRSIDDTSNFDEFPDVKLEIPSAPMPQDGEVNYKDWVFINYTFKRFEGLTQRGTPTKK, translated from the exons ATGAAATCGTACGACCGTGCAG GGGTGTTGGAGATGGCGGCCACGGAGAGCACGATTCGATTTAGCGGCCACACATTGGACAAGGCTACGAAGGCCAAG GTGACGTTGGAGAATTACTATAGTAATCTGATAGCCCAGCACATCGAGCGCAAGCAGAGGCTCGCGAAGCTAGAGGAATCATTGAAAGATGAAGGGCTCTCGGAGCAACAGAAGCAAGAGAAGCGGCTGCAGCACGCTCAGAAGGAGACCGAGTTCCTTCGTCTGAAGCGCTCCAGACTCGGCGTGGAAGACTTCGAGCCGCTCAAAGTGATCGGCAGAGGCGCCTTCGGAGAG GTGAGACTCGTGCAGAAGAAGGACACCGGACACGTCTACGCCATGAAGATTCTGAGAAAAGCCGATATGCTGCAGAAGGAGCAAGTGGCGCACGTCCGAGCTGAAAGAGATGTCCTGGTGGAAGCGGATCATCAGTGGGTTGTGAAAATGTACTACAGCTTTCAGGATCCTATAAACCTCTATCTGATAATGGAGTTTCTTCCGGGCG GTGATATGATGACACTGCTGATGAAGAAGGATACGCTTTCCGAGGAATGCACGCAATTTTACATTTCCGAGACGGCTTTGGCGATCGACTCGATTCATAAGCTTGGTTTTATTCACAG AGACATCAAGCCGGACAATTTGTTGCTGGACGCACGGGGGCATATTAAACTTTCCGATTTTGGGCTGTGCACGGGACTGAAGAAGTCGCACAGAACCGATTTCTACAGAGATCTCAGTCAGGCGAAACCGTCTGATTTCA TGACGTCCtgcggcagcggcagcggcggaGCGAGGGACAGCAAAAGGAGAGCCGAGAGCTGGAAACGAAACAGAAGAGCGCTGGCCTATAGCACGGTGGGGACGCCCGATTATATAGCTCCAGAAGTGTTTTTGCAGACTGGTTACGGGCCAGCTTGCGATTGTTGGTCTCTGGGGGTAATCATGTACGAAATGCTAATAG GTTATCCTCCGTTCTGCAGCGAGAATCCGCAAGAGACGTACAGAAAAGTAATGAATTGGAGAGAGACTTTGGTATTTCCGCCGGAAATTCCCATTAGCGAGGAAGCTAAGGACACTATAATCAGGTTTTGTTGCGAAGCCGACAGAAGATTAG GTGCGCAAAGAGGTATCGAAGAGCTGAAGTTAGCGCCGTTCTTCCGCGGTGTTGATTGGGAACATATCAGGGAGAGACCGGCCGCGATTCCGGTCGAGGTACGTTCCATTGACGACACCTCAAATTTCGACGAATTCCCGGATGTAAAATTAGAGATAC CATCCGCGCCGATGCCTCAGGACGGAGAAGTGAATTACAAGGACTGGGTATTCATAAATTATACGTTCAAACGTTTCGAAGGATTAACCCAACGGGGTACGCCGACCAAGAAATAG
- the trc gene encoding serine/threonine-protein kinase tricornered isoform X5, which translates to MNHRWQPTTIIQGVLEMAATESTIRFSGHTLDKATKAKVTLENYYSNLIAQHIERKQRLAKLEESLKDEGLSEQQKQEKRLQHAQKETEFLRLKRSRLGVEDFEPLKVIGRGAFGEVRLVQKKDTGHVYAMKILRKADMLQKEQVAHVRAERDVLVEADHQWVVKMYYSFQDPINLYLIMEFLPGGDMMTLLMKKDTLSEECTQFYISETALAIDSIHKLGFIHRDIKPDNLLLDARGHIKLSDFGLCTGLKKSHRTDFYRDLSQAKPSDFMTSCGSGSGGARDSKRRAESWKRNRRALAYSTVGTPDYIAPEVFLQTGYGPACDCWSLGVIMYEMLIGYPPFCSENPQETYRKVMNWRETLVFPPEIPISEEAKDTIIRFCCEADRRLGAQRGIEELKLAPFFRGVDWEHIRERPAAIPVEVRSIDDTSNFDEFPDVKLEIPSAPMPQDGEVNYKDWVFINYTFKRFEGLTQRGTPTKK; encoded by the exons ATGAATCATCGATGGCAACCGACTACGATAATCCAAG GGGTGTTGGAGATGGCGGCCACGGAGAGCACGATTCGATTTAGCGGCCACACATTGGACAAGGCTACGAAGGCCAAG GTGACGTTGGAGAATTACTATAGTAATCTGATAGCCCAGCACATCGAGCGCAAGCAGAGGCTCGCGAAGCTAGAGGAATCATTGAAAGATGAAGGGCTCTCGGAGCAACAGAAGCAAGAGAAGCGGCTGCAGCACGCTCAGAAGGAGACCGAGTTCCTTCGTCTGAAGCGCTCCAGACTCGGCGTGGAAGACTTCGAGCCGCTCAAAGTGATCGGCAGAGGCGCCTTCGGAGAG GTGAGACTCGTGCAGAAGAAGGACACCGGACACGTCTACGCCATGAAGATTCTGAGAAAAGCCGATATGCTGCAGAAGGAGCAAGTGGCGCACGTCCGAGCTGAAAGAGATGTCCTGGTGGAAGCGGATCATCAGTGGGTTGTGAAAATGTACTACAGCTTTCAGGATCCTATAAACCTCTATCTGATAATGGAGTTTCTTCCGGGCG GTGATATGATGACACTGCTGATGAAGAAGGATACGCTTTCCGAGGAATGCACGCAATTTTACATTTCCGAGACGGCTTTGGCGATCGACTCGATTCATAAGCTTGGTTTTATTCACAG AGACATCAAGCCGGACAATTTGTTGCTGGACGCACGGGGGCATATTAAACTTTCCGATTTTGGGCTGTGCACGGGACTGAAGAAGTCGCACAGAACCGATTTCTACAGAGATCTCAGTCAGGCGAAACCGTCTGATTTCA TGACGTCCtgcggcagcggcagcggcggaGCGAGGGACAGCAAAAGGAGAGCCGAGAGCTGGAAACGAAACAGAAGAGCGCTGGCCTATAGCACGGTGGGGACGCCCGATTATATAGCTCCAGAAGTGTTTTTGCAGACTGGTTACGGGCCAGCTTGCGATTGTTGGTCTCTGGGGGTAATCATGTACGAAATGCTAATAG GTTATCCTCCGTTCTGCAGCGAGAATCCGCAAGAGACGTACAGAAAAGTAATGAATTGGAGAGAGACTTTGGTATTTCCGCCGGAAATTCCCATTAGCGAGGAAGCTAAGGACACTATAATCAGGTTTTGTTGCGAAGCCGACAGAAGATTAG GTGCGCAAAGAGGTATCGAAGAGCTGAAGTTAGCGCCGTTCTTCCGCGGTGTTGATTGGGAACATATCAGGGAGAGACCGGCCGCGATTCCGGTCGAGGTACGTTCCATTGACGACACCTCAAATTTCGACGAATTCCCGGATGTAAAATTAGAGATAC CATCCGCGCCGATGCCTCAGGACGGAGAAGTGAATTACAAGGACTGGGTATTCATAAATTATACGTTCAAACGTTTCGAAGGATTAACCCAACGGGGTACGCCGACCAAGAAATAG
- the trc gene encoding serine/threonine-protein kinase tricornered isoform X4, which translates to MGVAEDETPSSLTSHPNLNVNNPNQEGVLEMAATESTIRFSGHTLDKATKAKVTLENYYSNLIAQHIERKQRLAKLEESLKDEGLSEQQKQEKRLQHAQKETEFLRLKRSRLGVEDFEPLKVIGRGAFGEVRLVQKKDTGHVYAMKILRKADMLQKEQVAHVRAERDVLVEADHQWVVKMYYSFQDPINLYLIMEFLPGGDMMTLLMKKDTLSEECTQFYISETALAIDSIHKLGFIHRDIKPDNLLLDARGHIKLSDFGLCTGLKKSHRTDFYRDLSQAKPSDFMTSCGSGSGGARDSKRRAESWKRNRRALAYSTVGTPDYIAPEVFLQTGYGPACDCWSLGVIMYEMLIGYPPFCSENPQETYRKVMNWRETLVFPPEIPISEEAKDTIIRFCCEADRRLGAQRGIEELKLAPFFRGVDWEHIRERPAAIPVEVRSIDDTSNFDEFPDVKLEIPSAPMPQDGEVNYKDWVFINYTFKRFEGLTQRGTPTKK; encoded by the exons GGGTGTTGGAGATGGCGGCCACGGAGAGCACGATTCGATTTAGCGGCCACACATTGGACAAGGCTACGAAGGCCAAG GTGACGTTGGAGAATTACTATAGTAATCTGATAGCCCAGCACATCGAGCGCAAGCAGAGGCTCGCGAAGCTAGAGGAATCATTGAAAGATGAAGGGCTCTCGGAGCAACAGAAGCAAGAGAAGCGGCTGCAGCACGCTCAGAAGGAGACCGAGTTCCTTCGTCTGAAGCGCTCCAGACTCGGCGTGGAAGACTTCGAGCCGCTCAAAGTGATCGGCAGAGGCGCCTTCGGAGAG GTGAGACTCGTGCAGAAGAAGGACACCGGACACGTCTACGCCATGAAGATTCTGAGAAAAGCCGATATGCTGCAGAAGGAGCAAGTGGCGCACGTCCGAGCTGAAAGAGATGTCCTGGTGGAAGCGGATCATCAGTGGGTTGTGAAAATGTACTACAGCTTTCAGGATCCTATAAACCTCTATCTGATAATGGAGTTTCTTCCGGGCG GTGATATGATGACACTGCTGATGAAGAAGGATACGCTTTCCGAGGAATGCACGCAATTTTACATTTCCGAGACGGCTTTGGCGATCGACTCGATTCATAAGCTTGGTTTTATTCACAG AGACATCAAGCCGGACAATTTGTTGCTGGACGCACGGGGGCATATTAAACTTTCCGATTTTGGGCTGTGCACGGGACTGAAGAAGTCGCACAGAACCGATTTCTACAGAGATCTCAGTCAGGCGAAACCGTCTGATTTCA TGACGTCCtgcggcagcggcagcggcggaGCGAGGGACAGCAAAAGGAGAGCCGAGAGCTGGAAACGAAACAGAAGAGCGCTGGCCTATAGCACGGTGGGGACGCCCGATTATATAGCTCCAGAAGTGTTTTTGCAGACTGGTTACGGGCCAGCTTGCGATTGTTGGTCTCTGGGGGTAATCATGTACGAAATGCTAATAG GTTATCCTCCGTTCTGCAGCGAGAATCCGCAAGAGACGTACAGAAAAGTAATGAATTGGAGAGAGACTTTGGTATTTCCGCCGGAAATTCCCATTAGCGAGGAAGCTAAGGACACTATAATCAGGTTTTGTTGCGAAGCCGACAGAAGATTAG GTGCGCAAAGAGGTATCGAAGAGCTGAAGTTAGCGCCGTTCTTCCGCGGTGTTGATTGGGAACATATCAGGGAGAGACCGGCCGCGATTCCGGTCGAGGTACGTTCCATTGACGACACCTCAAATTTCGACGAATTCCCGGATGTAAAATTAGAGATAC CATCCGCGCCGATGCCTCAGGACGGAGAAGTGAATTACAAGGACTGGGTATTCATAAATTATACGTTCAAACGTTTCGAAGGATTAACCCAACGGGGTACGCCGACCAAGAAATAG
- the trc gene encoding serine/threonine-protein kinase tricornered isoform X2: protein MCEEATEVETHHQQTAATTMGVAEDETPSSLTSHPNLNVNNPNQEGVLEMAATESTIRFSGHTLDKATKAKVTLENYYSNLIAQHIERKQRLAKLEESLKDEGLSEQQKQEKRLQHAQKETEFLRLKRSRLGVEDFEPLKVIGRGAFGEVRLVQKKDTGHVYAMKILRKADMLQKEQVAHVRAERDVLVEADHQWVVKMYYSFQDPINLYLIMEFLPGGDMMTLLMKKDTLSEECTQFYISETALAIDSIHKLGFIHRDIKPDNLLLDARGHIKLSDFGLCTGLKKSHRTDFYRDLSQAKPSDFMTSCGSGSGGARDSKRRAESWKRNRRALAYSTVGTPDYIAPEVFLQTGYGPACDCWSLGVIMYEMLIGYPPFCSENPQETYRKVMNWRETLVFPPEIPISEEAKDTIIRFCCEADRRLGAQRGIEELKLAPFFRGVDWEHIRERPAAIPVEVRSIDDTSNFDEFPDVKLEIPSAPMPQDGEVNYKDWVFINYTFKRFEGLTQRGTPTKK from the exons GGGTGTTGGAGATGGCGGCCACGGAGAGCACGATTCGATTTAGCGGCCACACATTGGACAAGGCTACGAAGGCCAAG GTGACGTTGGAGAATTACTATAGTAATCTGATAGCCCAGCACATCGAGCGCAAGCAGAGGCTCGCGAAGCTAGAGGAATCATTGAAAGATGAAGGGCTCTCGGAGCAACAGAAGCAAGAGAAGCGGCTGCAGCACGCTCAGAAGGAGACCGAGTTCCTTCGTCTGAAGCGCTCCAGACTCGGCGTGGAAGACTTCGAGCCGCTCAAAGTGATCGGCAGAGGCGCCTTCGGAGAG GTGAGACTCGTGCAGAAGAAGGACACCGGACACGTCTACGCCATGAAGATTCTGAGAAAAGCCGATATGCTGCAGAAGGAGCAAGTGGCGCACGTCCGAGCTGAAAGAGATGTCCTGGTGGAAGCGGATCATCAGTGGGTTGTGAAAATGTACTACAGCTTTCAGGATCCTATAAACCTCTATCTGATAATGGAGTTTCTTCCGGGCG GTGATATGATGACACTGCTGATGAAGAAGGATACGCTTTCCGAGGAATGCACGCAATTTTACATTTCCGAGACGGCTTTGGCGATCGACTCGATTCATAAGCTTGGTTTTATTCACAG AGACATCAAGCCGGACAATTTGTTGCTGGACGCACGGGGGCATATTAAACTTTCCGATTTTGGGCTGTGCACGGGACTGAAGAAGTCGCACAGAACCGATTTCTACAGAGATCTCAGTCAGGCGAAACCGTCTGATTTCA TGACGTCCtgcggcagcggcagcggcggaGCGAGGGACAGCAAAAGGAGAGCCGAGAGCTGGAAACGAAACAGAAGAGCGCTGGCCTATAGCACGGTGGGGACGCCCGATTATATAGCTCCAGAAGTGTTTTTGCAGACTGGTTACGGGCCAGCTTGCGATTGTTGGTCTCTGGGGGTAATCATGTACGAAATGCTAATAG GTTATCCTCCGTTCTGCAGCGAGAATCCGCAAGAGACGTACAGAAAAGTAATGAATTGGAGAGAGACTTTGGTATTTCCGCCGGAAATTCCCATTAGCGAGGAAGCTAAGGACACTATAATCAGGTTTTGTTGCGAAGCCGACAGAAGATTAG GTGCGCAAAGAGGTATCGAAGAGCTGAAGTTAGCGCCGTTCTTCCGCGGTGTTGATTGGGAACATATCAGGGAGAGACCGGCCGCGATTCCGGTCGAGGTACGTTCCATTGACGACACCTCAAATTTCGACGAATTCCCGGATGTAAAATTAGAGATAC CATCCGCGCCGATGCCTCAGGACGGAGAAGTGAATTACAAGGACTGGGTATTCATAAATTATACGTTCAAACGTTTCGAAGGATTAACCCAACGGGGTACGCCGACCAAGAAATAG
- the trc gene encoding serine/threonine-protein kinase tricornered isoform X3, translated as MYDSELFKTAWTKIGQMCSYVTCANSYLSGVLEMAATESTIRFSGHTLDKATKAKVTLENYYSNLIAQHIERKQRLAKLEESLKDEGLSEQQKQEKRLQHAQKETEFLRLKRSRLGVEDFEPLKVIGRGAFGEVRLVQKKDTGHVYAMKILRKADMLQKEQVAHVRAERDVLVEADHQWVVKMYYSFQDPINLYLIMEFLPGGDMMTLLMKKDTLSEECTQFYISETALAIDSIHKLGFIHRDIKPDNLLLDARGHIKLSDFGLCTGLKKSHRTDFYRDLSQAKPSDFMTSCGSGSGGARDSKRRAESWKRNRRALAYSTVGTPDYIAPEVFLQTGYGPACDCWSLGVIMYEMLIGYPPFCSENPQETYRKVMNWRETLVFPPEIPISEEAKDTIIRFCCEADRRLGAQRGIEELKLAPFFRGVDWEHIRERPAAIPVEVRSIDDTSNFDEFPDVKLEIPSAPMPQDGEVNYKDWVFINYTFKRFEGLTQRGTPTKK; from the exons GGGTGTTGGAGATGGCGGCCACGGAGAGCACGATTCGATTTAGCGGCCACACATTGGACAAGGCTACGAAGGCCAAG GTGACGTTGGAGAATTACTATAGTAATCTGATAGCCCAGCACATCGAGCGCAAGCAGAGGCTCGCGAAGCTAGAGGAATCATTGAAAGATGAAGGGCTCTCGGAGCAACAGAAGCAAGAGAAGCGGCTGCAGCACGCTCAGAAGGAGACCGAGTTCCTTCGTCTGAAGCGCTCCAGACTCGGCGTGGAAGACTTCGAGCCGCTCAAAGTGATCGGCAGAGGCGCCTTCGGAGAG GTGAGACTCGTGCAGAAGAAGGACACCGGACACGTCTACGCCATGAAGATTCTGAGAAAAGCCGATATGCTGCAGAAGGAGCAAGTGGCGCACGTCCGAGCTGAAAGAGATGTCCTGGTGGAAGCGGATCATCAGTGGGTTGTGAAAATGTACTACAGCTTTCAGGATCCTATAAACCTCTATCTGATAATGGAGTTTCTTCCGGGCG GTGATATGATGACACTGCTGATGAAGAAGGATACGCTTTCCGAGGAATGCACGCAATTTTACATTTCCGAGACGGCTTTGGCGATCGACTCGATTCATAAGCTTGGTTTTATTCACAG AGACATCAAGCCGGACAATTTGTTGCTGGACGCACGGGGGCATATTAAACTTTCCGATTTTGGGCTGTGCACGGGACTGAAGAAGTCGCACAGAACCGATTTCTACAGAGATCTCAGTCAGGCGAAACCGTCTGATTTCA TGACGTCCtgcggcagcggcagcggcggaGCGAGGGACAGCAAAAGGAGAGCCGAGAGCTGGAAACGAAACAGAAGAGCGCTGGCCTATAGCACGGTGGGGACGCCCGATTATATAGCTCCAGAAGTGTTTTTGCAGACTGGTTACGGGCCAGCTTGCGATTGTTGGTCTCTGGGGGTAATCATGTACGAAATGCTAATAG GTTATCCTCCGTTCTGCAGCGAGAATCCGCAAGAGACGTACAGAAAAGTAATGAATTGGAGAGAGACTTTGGTATTTCCGCCGGAAATTCCCATTAGCGAGGAAGCTAAGGACACTATAATCAGGTTTTGTTGCGAAGCCGACAGAAGATTAG GTGCGCAAAGAGGTATCGAAGAGCTGAAGTTAGCGCCGTTCTTCCGCGGTGTTGATTGGGAACATATCAGGGAGAGACCGGCCGCGATTCCGGTCGAGGTACGTTCCATTGACGACACCTCAAATTTCGACGAATTCCCGGATGTAAAATTAGAGATAC CATCCGCGCCGATGCCTCAGGACGGAGAAGTGAATTACAAGGACTGGGTATTCATAAATTATACGTTCAAACGTTTCGAAGGATTAACCCAACGGGGTACGCCGACCAAGAAATAG